The following nucleotide sequence is from Scheffersomyces stipitis CBS 6054 chromosome 4, complete sequence.
TTTCTCTTCCTCACCCCGCAAATGATAGCGTCcttgaacaatatcaatcTTGTAGACGATCAGGGCGATTCCAGACTCGACAAGTCCGACCCGAACTTCAGCCATATTCGGTTTCTCCGCAGCCACTATCCTAACGCGCCGTTCAGCGAGCCAATGACGGAGCTGGAAGCATTGTTGATTCTAGGTATAGAAGGTGACGAAATCGTCAATTTTAATAAAAAGCTCCTTAGGGACAGATAcagaaagttgatgatTCTCAACCATCCGGACAAAAATGGAAGCCAATATATGAGTCAGAAGATCAACCAGGCCAAATACGTGCTTGACAATAGTTATATGTTCAAAAACGAAAAATAGAGACCGGTTCTCCCGTACATAGTTAATGACCTCTTCCTGTAATATAGTTTAAAGCATCAAAGTGCATAGTAGATAGAGAATGCATTATATCAAATGAAGTAATTTTTAATATTGTAATTGTAGGAAGTGCTCATACAAATACTGAGCGAATGCTGTAGTTGATTGCTGTAACTGATTGCTGTAACTactatcttgaagaacaataTTGTTCAATCTACGAACTCATTTACGTGATTTATTTTATTTTGAATATAATGCTCAATAAATACAATCAATGCTATTTTAGTGTCCATT
It contains:
- the MDJ2 gene encoding mitochondrial chaperonin of the DnaJ family — translated: MVLPIIVGIGATVLALTAKSTIAAYRKFLFLTPQMIASLNNINLVDDQGDSRLDKSDPNFSHIRFLRSHYPNAPFSEPMTESEALLILGIEGDEIVNFNKKLLRDRYRKLMILNHPDKNGSQYMSQKINQAKYVLDNSYMFKNEK